One window of Bos indicus isolate NIAB-ARS_2022 breed Sahiwal x Tharparkar chromosome 18, NIAB-ARS_B.indTharparkar_mat_pri_1.0, whole genome shotgun sequence genomic DNA carries:
- the LOC139177232 gene encoding leukocyte immunoglobulin-like receptor subfamily A member 6 — MAPVLPALLCLGLSVGLRTQVQAGTLPKPTIWAEPGSVVPRGSSVTIWCQGSPGAQEFHLDKEENPDLWDRQKPLEPGDKARFSIHYMGQVYTGSYRCYYGTRTGWSEHSDPLELVVTGSYGKPRLSALPSPVVTSGGNVTLQCASSRGFNRFLLIKEGEDESSRTLDGQQTPDGQNHTLFPVGPVTPGHRGTFRCYSFYRHTPRVWSAPSDPLELLVSGLSGKPSLLTPQGPVVTSGQNLTLQCRSDVGYTRFALSKVGGQDLPQRPAQRPQEGLSQADFPLGPVGTIHRGQYRCYGGHGLSSEWSAPSETLELLVAGRLRDRPSLSVRPRPSVAPGENVTLLCQSGDRTDTFLLSKEGPADRPLRLRSQDQDGRYQAEFSLSPVTSAHGGTYRCYGSLSTDPYLLSQPSEPLALVVADYTVQNLTRMGLAASVLLLLGILLCQAWHDHGGAEMQPGAVHRDPAPPRAQEPGTRASGVGASG; from the exons ATGGCCCCCGTGCTTCCCGCCCTGCTCTGCCTCG GGCTGAGTGTGGGCCTGAGGACCCAGGTGCAGGCCG GGACCCTCCCCAAACCCACCATCTGGGCTGAGCCAGGCTCTGTGGTCCCCAGGGGTAGCTCTGTGACCATCTGGTGTCAGGGGTCCCCGGGTGCCCAGGAGTTCCATCTGGATAAAGAGGAAAACCCAGATCTCTGGGACAGACAGAAACCCCTGGAGCCCGGGGACAAGGCCAGGTTCTCCATCCACTACATGGGGCAGGTCTACACAGGGAGCTATCGGTGCTACTACGGAACCCGCACTGGCTGGTCAGAGCACAGTGACCCCCTGGAGCTGGTGGTGACAG GATCCTATGGCAAACCCAGACTCTCAGCCCTGCCGAGCCCTGTGGTGACCTCGGGAGGGAACGTGACCCTCCAGTGTGCCTCCAGTCGGGGATTTAACAGATTCCTTCTGATCAAGGAAGGAGAAGACGAGTCCTCTCGGACCCTGGATGGACAGCAAACCCCCGACGGGCAGAACCACACCCTGTTCCCCGTGGGCCCCGTGACCCCCGGGCACAGGGGGACGTTCAGATGCTACAGCTTTTACAGGCACACCCCCCGGGTGTGGTCAGCCCCCAGCGACCCCCTGGAGCTCCTGGTCTCAG GGctgtctgggaagccctccctcctGACCCCGCAGGGCCCTGTCGTCACCTCTGGACAGAACCTGACCCTTCAGTGTCGCTCTGACGTTGGTTACACCAGATTCGCTCTGTCCAAGGTGGGGGGACAGGACCTCCCCCAGCGCCCTGCCCAGAGGCCCCAGGAGGGGCTCTCTCAGGCCGACTTCCCCCTGGGCCCGGTGGGCACCATCCACAGGGGCCAGTACAGATGCTACGGTGGACACGGCCTCTCCTCCGAGTGGTCGGCCCCCAGTGAGACCCTGGAGCTGCTGGTGGCAG GACGGCTCAGAGACAGACCCTCCCTCTCGGTGCGGCCGCGCCCCTCGGTGGCCCCGGGGGAGAATGTGACCCTGCTGTGTCAGTCAGGAGACAGGACGGACACCTTCCTTCTGTCCAAGGAGGGGCCAGCCGATCGCCCCCTGCGTCTGCGCTCCCAGGACCAAGATGGGCGGTACCAGGCCGAGTTCTCCTTGAGCCCTGTGACCTCAGCCCACGGGGGCACCTACAGGTGCTACGGCTCACTCAGCACAGACCCCTACCTGCTGTCACAGCCCAGTGAGCCCCTGGCGCTCGTGGTCGCAG ACTACACGGTGCAGAATCTCACCCGGATGGGCCTCGCGGCTTCGGTCCTGCTGCTCCTCGGGATCCTTCTCTGCCAGGCTTGGCACGACCACGGAGGAGCCGAGATGCAGCCCGGAGCTGTGCACCGGGACCCCGCACCGCCCAGAGCGCAGGAGCCCGGGACGCGAGCTTCTGGTGTAGGAGCTTCTGGATGA